A part of Vulpes vulpes isolate BD-2025 chromosome 15, VulVul3, whole genome shotgun sequence genomic DNA contains:
- the NRIP1 gene encoding nuclear receptor-interacting protein 1 → MTHGEELGSDVHQDSIVLTYLEGLLMHQAAEGSGTAVDKKSAGHNEEDQNFNISGNAFPACQSNGPVLNTHSYQGSGMLHLKKARLLQSSEDWNAAKRKRLSDSIVNLNVKKEALLAGMVDNVPKGKQDSTLLASLLQSFSSRLQTVALSQQIRQSLKEQGYALGHDSLKVEKDLRCYGVASSHLKTLLKKSKAKDQKPDTNLPDVSKNLIRDRFVESPHHVGQSGTKVMSEPLSCAARLQAVASMVEKRASPATSPKPSVACSQLALLLSSEAHLQQYSREHALKTQNANQAASERLAAMARLQENGQKDVGSFQLSKGMSSHLNGQARTSSSKLMASKNTAFQNPMGVVPSSPKNAGYKNSLERNHLKQAANNSLLLHLLKSQTIPKPMNGHNHSERGSIFEDSSTPTTIDEYSDNNPSFTDDSSGDESSYSNCVPIDLSCKHRIEKPEPDQPVSLDNLTQSLLNTWDPKVPTVDIKEDQDTSKNSKLNSHQKVTLLQLLLGHKNEESVERNNSPQEVHGDVTKFSSQNYARTSVIESPSANRTTPVSTPPLLSSTKAESPINLSQHSLVIKWNPPPFACGSQADRPANAAPNPLMDLTKSKDSLGEKPAHNEGAPSSATFSASKLLQNLAQCGLQSAPGEEQRPSKQLLSVNTDRPLGMVERLSSPLLSNRANAVEESKAFGSAAAGPEAGLSGSEIENLLERRTVLQLLLGNPNKGKSEKKEKTPWRDESTQEHADRALSEQILMVKIKSEPCDDPHSPSPSPSVHLSPDARGAPFPGPAQRSAAAPPAPGELKSEPVSPQDFSFSKNGLLSRLLRQNQEGSLAEEADGGRGSSELALLESRNLCVVPKKRKLQSEPLENPFKRMKSSAADAADSPGGGAPDGLFGSLLGQPELRCKSDLEFKYPGSQGPAGDAEPRAWARESKSFNVLKQLLLSENCVRDLSQHRGGAALEARRRGPRSAAGGPRPELSVPPLDGLLYGPAQPGGCGDGRTGPGPGPGPRPRPRPCPCPGPARAAPSPPFPEPGGCAGARPEPGPVDGCAGGAGDKGPIKWVIADADRNGHEKGCPRLTKTNPILYYMLQKGGGPVAGRDAQDRAAWGEPCAGSEAQGTAPAEALPAAGAKAAVLGLRSPFNGHVGGSAPRPRSADAGAYGPPGNVLAVKREAE, encoded by the coding sequence ATGACTCATGGAGAAGAGCTTGGCTCTGATGTGCACCAGGATTCTATTGTTTTAACTTACCTAGAAGGATTACTAATGCATCAGGCAGCAGAGGGCTCAGGTACTGCCGTTGACAAAAAGTCTGCTGGGCATAATGAAGAAGATCAGAACTTTAACATTTCTGGTAATGCATTTCCCGCCTGTCAAAGTAATGGTCCGGTTCTCAATACACATTCATATCAGGGATCTGGCATGCTGCACCTCAAAAAAGCCAGGCTCTTGCAGTCTTCTGAGGACTGGAATGCCGCGAAGCGGAAGAGGCTGTCTGATTCCATCGTAAATTTAAACGTGAAGAAGGAAGCTTTGCTAGCTGGCATGGTTGACAATGTGCCTAAAGGCAAACAAGATAGCACATTACTGGCCTCTTTGCTTCAGTCATTCAGCTCCAGGCTGCAGACCGTTGCTCTGTCGCAACAAATTAGGCAGAGCCTCAAGGAGCAAGGATATGCACTCGGTCATGATTCTTTAAAAGTGGAGAAAGATTTAAGGTGCTATGGTGTTGCATCAAGTCACTTAAAAACTTTGttgaagaaaagtaaagctaAAGATCAAAAGCCTGATACCAATCTTCCTGACGTAAGTAAAAACCTCATCAGAGACAGGTTCGTAGAGTCACCACATCATGTTGGACAAAGTGGAACAAAAGTCATGAGCGAACCGTTGTCATGTGCTGCCAGGTTACAGGCTGTTGCAAGCATGGTGGAAAAGAGGGCTAGTCCAGCCACTTCACCCAAACCTAGTGTTGCTTGTAGCCAGTTAGCATTACTCCTTTCAAGTGAAGCCCATTTGCAGCAGTATTCTCGAGAACACGCTTTAAAAACGCAAAATGCGAATCAGGCAGCAAGTGAAAGACTTGCCGCCATGGCCAGATTACAAGAAAATGGCCAGAAGGATGTTGGCAGTTTCCAGCTCTCAAAAGGAATGTCAAGCCATCTCAACGGTCAGGCGAGAACATCATCGAGCAAGCTAATGGCGAGCAAAAATACAGCGTTTCAGAACCCGATGGGTGTTGTTCCTTCTTCCCCCAAAAATGCAGGCTATAAGAACTCACTGGAAAGAAACCATCTAAAACAGGCTGCTAATAATAGTTTGCTTTTACATCTTCTTAAGAGCCAGACCATACCAAAGCCAATGAATGGACATAATCATAGTGAGAGAGGAAGCATCTTTGAGGATAGCAGTACCCCGACAACCATCGATGAGTACTCGGATAACAACCCTAGTTTTACAGATGATAGCAGTGGTGACGAAAGTTCCTATTCCAACTGTGTTCCCATAGACTTGTCTTGCAAACATCGAATTGAGAAACCAGAACCTGACCAGCCTGTCTCTCTTGATAATTTAACCCAGTCCTTGCTGAACACTTGGGATCCCAAAGTCCCCACTGTGGACATCAAAGAAGATCAAGATACCTCAAAGAATTCTAAGCTCAATTCGCACCAGAAAGTGACTCTTCTTCAGTTGCTGCTTGGCCATAAGAATGAAGAAAGTGTAGAAAGAAACAACAGCCCTCAGGAAGTACACGGCGATGTGACCAAGTTCAGTAGCCAGAATTACGCGAGGACTTCCGTAATAGAAAGCCCCAGTGCAAACAGGACTACCCCAGTGAGCACTCCTCCTTTGCTTTCCTCCACAAAAGCAGAGTCTCCCATCAATCTGTCCCAACACTCGCTGGTCATCAAGTGGAATCCCCCGCCGTTCGCCTGCGGCTCTCAGGCTGACAGGCCAGCGAATGCTGCACCCAACCCCCTGATGGACCTTACGAAGAGCAAAGACTCGCTAGGAGAGAAGCCAGCGCACAACGAAGGCGCACCGAGCTCGGCGACGTTCAGTGCCAGTAAGCTGTTACAGAATCTAGCTCAGTGCGGGCTGCAGTCCGCCccgggagaggagcagaggcctAGCAAGCAGCTGCTGAGCGTGAACACGGATCGGCCCCTGGGCATGGTGGAGAGGCTGAGTAGCCCTCTGCTCTCCAACAGAGCAAACGCGGTGGAAGAAAGCAAGGCATTCGGCAGTGCGGCGGCGGGTCCCGAGGCAGGACTTTCTGGTTCCGAGATCGAAAATCTGCTGGAGAGGCGCACTGTCCTCCAGCTGCTCCTGGGGAACCCCAACAAGGGGAAGAgcgaaaagaaagagaagactccTTGGAGAGATGAGAGTACCCAGGAGCACGCGGATAGAGCTTTAAGTGAACAGATCCTGATGGTCAAGATAAAGTCGGAGCCTTGCGATGACCCgcacagccccagccccagtccgAGCGTGCACCTGAGCCCAGACGCCAGGGGCGCCCCGTTCCCGGGTCCCGCGCAGAGGAGCGCGGCTGCCCCGCCGGCGCCCGGGGAGCTGAAGTCGGAGCCCGTTTCACCCCAGGACTTCTCCTTCTCGAAGAACGGCCTGTTGAGTCGGCTGCTGAGGCAGAACCAGGAGGGCTCCCTGGCGGAGGAGGCGGACGGCGGCCGCGGGAGCAGCGAGCTGGCGCTCCTGGAGTCCAGGAACCTCTGCGTGGTCCCCAAGAAGAGGAAGCTTCAGAGCGAGCCCTTGGAAAACCCGTTTAAGAGGATGAAAAGCAGCGCAGCTGACGCCGCAGACAGCCCCGGCGGGGGCGCCCCCGACGGGCTGTTCGGGTCCCTGCTGGGCCAGCCGGAGCTGAGGTGCAAGAGTGATCTCGAGTTCAAATACCCCGGCAGCCAGGGCCCCGCGGGCGACGCCGAGCCCCGCGCCTGGGCCCGGGAGAGCAAGAGCTTCAACGTCCTGAAGCAGCTGCTCCTCTCGGAAAACTGCGTCCGGGACCTGTCCCAGCACCGCGGCGGCGCCGCCCTGGAGGCCCGGAGGAGGGGGCCCCGGAGCGCGGCGGGCGGCCCCAGGCCCGAGCTGAGCGTCCCGCCCCTCGACGGGCTGCTGTACGGCCCCGCGCAGCCCGGCGGCTGCGGCGACGGCAGgaccggccccggccccggccccggcccgcgcccgcgcccccggccctgcccctgccccgggcccgcGCGCGCCGCGCCCAGCCCCCCCTTCCCCGAGCCCGGGGGCTGCGCGGGCGCCAGGCCGGAGCCGGGGCCTGTGGACGGGTGTGCGGGCGGCGCCGGCGACAAGGGCCCCATCAAGTGGGTCATCGCCGACGCGGACAGGAACGGGCACGAGAAGGGCTGCCCCAGGCTGACCAAAACCAACCCCATCCTCTACTACATGCTGCAGAAGGGCGGCGGGCCCGTGGCCGGCCGGGACGCGCAGGACAGGGCCGCCTGGGGGGAGCCCTGTGCGGGGAGCGAGGCGCAGGGCACCGCCCCGGCCGAGGCCCTCCCCGCTGCCGGCGCGAAAGCCGCTGTCCTGGGTCTCCGCAGCCCCTTCAACGGCCACGTGGGcggcagcgccccccgcccccgcagcgcGGACGCGGGCGCCTACGGACCGCCGGGGAACGTGCTGGCCGTCAAGAGGGAGGCCGAGTAG